From the Streptococcus oralis ATCC 35037 genome, one window contains:
- a CDS encoding thiamine diphosphokinase, with the protein MNECKLSENNWTRVAVFAGGDLGHYRTDFDCFVGVDRGSLWVLEEDMPLTLAVGDFDSVTADERQLIQKRAKHFVQAQPEKDDTDLELALLTIFEKNPQAQVTIFGALGGRIDHMLANVFLPSNPKLAPYMRQIAIEDGQNLIAYCPEGTSQLEPRSDYDYLAFMPVRDSQLTILGAKYELTEENFFFKKVYASNEYIDREVSVTCSDGYVVVLHSKDRR; encoded by the coding sequence ATGAACGAGTGCAAACTCTCAGAAAACAATTGGACTAGGGTTGCCGTTTTTGCAGGCGGAGATCTCGGTCATTATCGGACGGATTTTGATTGCTTTGTCGGTGTGGATCGCGGTTCGCTCTGGGTCTTGGAAGAAGATATGCCTCTCACTCTAGCAGTTGGGGATTTTGATTCGGTGACTGCAGACGAACGTCAGTTGATTCAAAAACGTGCCAAACATTTTGTTCAAGCCCAGCCAGAAAAGGATGATACGGATCTGGAACTAGCACTTTTAACGATTTTTGAAAAAAATCCTCAAGCCCAAGTGACCATTTTTGGGGCTTTGGGTGGTCGTATTGATCATATGCTGGCTAATGTCTTTCTGCCTAGCAATCCCAAGTTGGCACCCTATATGCGCCAGATAGCGATTGAGGATGGGCAAAACTTGATTGCCTATTGTCCAGAAGGAACCAGTCAGCTAGAGCCCCGTTCAGACTACGATTATCTAGCCTTTATGCCTGTTCGGGATAGCCAGCTGACCATTCTTGGTGCCAAGTACGAATTGACAGAGGAAAATTTTTTCTTTAAAAAAGTGTATGCTTCTAACGAATATATAGATAGGGAAGTTTCGGTAACTTGCTCAGATGGTTATGTCGTCGTGCTACATAGCAAGGACAGGAGGTAG